The genomic interval ACTTTGCGCCATCAAAAAAGTAGCCAACCTTCTTTGATGGCTTCGTAAAAAGTCCATCTGTCCGCCTGAGGCGGATTGCGCTGCATCCTTTGTCGTTGCGGCGTACCTGAAAGTACGCCTCACTCCTCAGGATTTGCGCGCCTTGTCCGCCTAAGGCGGAGAGCTTTTTACATTGCCATCTATCTGAAGACTTTTTGCGAAGCCATCTTCTTTGATCTTCAATCGGCTCCGTCTCCGACTTCAGGCGGGAGACGGAGCCGTCATTTTATTCTCATGCGCCGGTGAGGCTGGCCAGGTATACAGCCCCCAGTTTCGCGAGATGTTCCTTGGTGTTTTCGAAGAAATTGAGATGTTCTTCCTCTTCACCGAGGAGTTTTTCGAACAATTGTTTGGAAATCTGGTCTTTTTCCTGGGCGCAGGTTTCCCCGCCTCATTGTACATTTTGATCGCCTGACTCTCCAGGGCGATGTCCGTGGTCAACATGGCCTCAATTTCCAGGCCTTTCTTGGCTTCCGCATCGGGCTTGGTCATGGGAGTCCCCTTCAGGAACAGAATCCTCTCCGCAAGCGCTTCCGCATGCTTCATCTCCTGGATGGCAATTTCCTTCATTTTTTTCGCCAGCTTGCCGAAATCGCTATCTTCCAGTTCATAGTGCTGAATCATATATTGGCTGATAGCGGCCA from Deltaproteobacteria bacterium carries:
- a CDS encoding ferritin-like domain-containing protein, with product MSQKVIDLLNAARSRELAAISQYMIQHYELEDSDFGKLAKKMKEIAIQEMKHAEALAERILFLKGTPMTKPDAEAKKGLEIEAMLTTDIALESQAIKMYNEAGKPAPRKKTRFPNNCSKNSSVKRKNISISSKTPRNISRNWGLYTWPASPAHENKMTAPSPA